A segment of the Anopheles cruzii chromosome 2, idAnoCruzAS_RS32_06, whole genome shotgun sequence genome:
TGCGTTCGTAAATTAATGAACTACAGAAAAAGTTTGTTTGCTCCGACCTGGCTACCATAGCAACCAAGACTGTCATATTTGATGTGAAAAATAATCACTTCTGGTGTAGGTTGTCAAAACTGATAAAAGCgtcaatttttatttaaaattccGTCAACTACTCCACACAATAATGCACTAGGAACTACTAGGAAAATAACATTCAGGCCAAACACGCATTACTTTCCTAGGCATGATGCATCGCTCATGATGCTGGCTATCAGCTGCTTATCGTTCATTGCCGAATTCACCTCCTCCTCGTCCCACTGCAAGCACACCCGGTGCATGCGCGGTTCCTTCTTGCACTGCATCCGCACAATACCTCGTGTCTCCACCAGTGAGCAGAGGTTGATGAACTCCGTCTGATCGACGGCGTGAATGTTGCGCTTGCTGCAGATCGCTTTGTACACGTTGTGCAGTGTTCCAACCGTAATGTCCTTGTTCTTGCCGTGCTTGAGTGAAAGCATGAGAGAGCAGATGAGCAGCTTCTGCTGAAGCGGAAACCCTTCGTCAAGATCGTTGTTCAGTGTTTGGGATCCACCATAGACCTGGTTCAACACACCCATCACTTGGCCAATGCTAACCACGGACTGTCCGGTGCCCTTTGTCCTTTCTTCCCTCCTAACGCCTTCCACCAACCGTCGTGCTATGAAGAGTGCTCGTCGGATGTCACCGGACGTCGAAGCAACCTTAGCCGCTAGAAGCGCCAACGCAGCTTCCGGCAATCGGTTCAGCGTGCCGTTGGCCTCGAGGCAAGATTTAAGAACCGTAACGATTTGCGACTTGGTGTAGGGTAAGAAGTGAATTAGGCGAGGCTTTAACTCACAGCGTGCCTGCAGTCGGGCTAGCAACCGATCGGTGAGATCTAATGCGTTGGCGATGCCGATCAGTATTAGACGTGCCGTCGGTCGGGATGGCCACTCGAAGATACTGTACAGAATGCTTTGCTTGCTGCTGGAAAGTTGGTCAATTTCATCCAACACAAGCATGATGGTTTTGTGTTTACGCTGCAGATACGCTTCAATGGCGCTTTGGTATAGCTTTTCAGTTCCGCTGCTCACCTTCAATCCGAGTTCTTCTGAGATCTTTTTGTAAATACTGCCCACACTTTTGATTGAAGTGCAGTTAATGTAAACTGGCTTtagtttgtttacaaacgtatCGTGATGAAGTATTCTTTGTAGTGTAGCTGTTTTCCCCGTTCCCGGTGGTCCACTGTAAACCGTATCGTAAAACCTATGAGTCAAGAAAGCCCATTTTGTTAAACACACTGATCTCACCTTATGTACAAGCTTCCCGATCCTCCAACATCGAGGACGTTCTCGACGAAATTCACCAGCTCGTCGTactctttttctcgctccggAAGCTTTCCAATCTCATTTGCTAAACCACCATCCTGCAAATCTTCGCCACTGTCCGTCTCTTGAATTTCCTCCCTAACCACCTTCGATAGGCGAGATTTGCGGGCAGATTTCTTCGGAGACACTCCTAACTCTTCGTCCGTATCACCATTTGTCGGAAATTTAGACCTACGCTTGCTTGGTTTCTTTGCAACAAGTTGCTcactttcattttcttttccattgtTAGGATAGGATAATCGTAAACTCTGGCGCGTTCGGCGATGCATCGTTATATCACAGAAACGATATCCGCGCACAATCGCTCTGCAACAGCTATCGGTTTCGCGCCCTTTTGTATTGTGTTTTGCCAACAGCTGACGTAAATTGACAGCCAGGCGATATTCACCACTCAACGTATCGAATTCACCATGAAGGTGAGTTGAGATGAagatttaaatttgaatttaatttgaaaatgatttttttgatTCGGAAGCGACATTCGTTTTCCGCAACATGCTGTGTTGAAATTTGCCAAAATAAACTGTAAAGAACGCGGTGATGATAACGGAGGAGTTaacagttgttgttgttgaggagTTGTTAAAATGTATCTATTCGCGCTCAGTGTTGCACCGTTGAAATGCAGTTTCATTCGCCCCAAGCCAAAAGCTGGTTTAACTTTCgattgaaaaaataaatattgtcaATCATATTAAGAAATGGTCCTCTGGTAACGgctgttggaacacaaaagaATCAATTGGCTCGATGGATCACCGTTGGCCTTAACAGATTTGGTTTACAAGGATTTCCGAAGAAGGTTTTTGCTACTTTACTAAACACAAGCAATCATTAACCGAAAATTACATTCCCAATTGTGAATCATCAGTCTAGTCGATTTGTAACGCAATAATTATCTGCTTTAGAAGTCAATCAAATAacgtttgattttatttaaaaaaaacataaatcaacgAGCAGataaaggaagaaaaaggaagtTCAATTAAAACTACTTACCTTATTATCACGATAAGCTTCCTGCAAAAACTAGTTCAACTGAACATACCAGTACGGTACCGGTTACGAATTTTATTTCAGATATTTGTGTCGtctgaaattgaaatgtacaAATAAACACACGACCTGCCAGCGTAGTGCAAAATTCCCTTCTGTTCACATCTATTGGTTGCTCTTCTTGGTGACGGAACCCGTGCTAAAGCTTCTGACAGAAGGGTTGTTGGCAACAAAGTGAAAATAAAGCACAAGTAAAAGAGAAAACGGACAAATGTAAATGGCAGAGTCGAGAAGAAGAGTTCAAATCCGCGCATTTCTAACCTTCTAAAGAATAGAAGCTAACCTAAACTAACCAACGAACGATGCTTACAACTCAAGTATACTTTACAGAACGCACGGATTCATCGTGTCCGCATTTTTGGAGGTCTCGGAATTCTATCttatttgctttctttttaaTTCGCGTTGCTTTGATCGTTACGATTCCCAACGTGAacatttgttgtgtttttggatGTCTTTTGTGTTGTGTACGTGCGCGCGCCTAAATGTAGGAATtgaaaatacattttaaatGTGCCCGTTATGTTTAAcatgtttaaatattttcttctttccccCGTGCAATGAAGACATCCTAGCTCATTGGCAAATGTGCGCTAATTCATGCTTGAAGCCCTGCAGGAGACGGAATTCCTGTGAATATTATTCGATCCTGGCTATGTGCGTGCCTGCCACAAGGAAAAAGGCCAGTCATATTTATAGACACTGGCAGTTTCTCGTGGATTTGTGTGGTGGCGTTGCATCTGAACACGAACGTTACCTGATGGTCTCTTAATTGTTGTCTCATAGTTATCTACTTTGCCTAACTGTTACTCTTTCCCCAATCCACAGTGGAACCTTTCCGACAAAAAGGTGCTACGCTCTAACCATGGCCTGCGTTGATAGCAAACCTATCGTTTCTTTCTCGAGCGTTTGCGTTATGAGTACCCCAAACGTTGTCATCCAATGTTGCCGTGTTCTTTCTCGGTGAACTCCAGCTGTGCCAGCGTTTTGACCACTTCTCCTCGTTGTGCTGGCGATAATGCCTGACACATTCCAACCACCGCATCTAGCGCCACCTCTGGACAATCCTACACGACGAAAGAGTAAACACTTGTAGTCGAATACGGAGTAAGGTCGTAACGGGTGTGAAACTTACATTCAAAGACTGTTGTATCTGTGAGATTATTGCGTCCTTTTTAACTGCGTTTATGTTACGACTAACGGTGGAGTCGGGCCGTTTCTGATTCTCTAACCAATCCACCACCGGTAGGTTGGACTCCCAAAGGTATGCctgcaagagagagagaaagggttGGTACGTTTCAACGCTCCACTCCACAGCACCAAGCTCCGCGCTGCCGCAATGCTTACTTCCGTTGCACCCTTATCCTCGACGAACCATCGCCGCAACATAGACTTAGCTTGTCCAACCGCTAAACCTTCCTGCACCTCTAGCATCTGCTTGATGAAGTGTTCCTCGAGTAAGAGACGCCGCAAACGCCAGTAGATCAAACAACGTGAATTGCGCCACGGTACGATCTCGCTTATACAACCTTTCTCGAGCATTCGCTCAGGAGTATCGTGCAGATCGGCAAAGTGCACGGCCACCGGATGATAGTTTTGCAGCAGCGCGTTCGTTCGTGTCTTTATTTTGCTCTCCAGGTCCTCCACCAACTCCTTGTTATCTCCAGCCGCTGCCAGCTGCTGTTTTAGCTGCAATATCGGGAATCATGCTTTTATTGTTTAGGAAAGGCCTTTGCTGTTGGTTTCGTTGCACTTACGTCTAGGACCACGGGATCGAGACGGTGTACCGTTTTGATAATATCTTTTTCCTTGTACTTCACTTCCACAATGCCTTCCGGCTCGAGAACACCGGCACGGGATTCGGGATCGGCGTACGTTTCCATGTAGCGCGGATTGATAGTTGGATCGAGCACAGCCCAAGCACCGCCCCGTAGCTCCGCATTCGGTGGAAGATACACGATCACAGGCTGTGTGTACTCTCGCAAGCCATCGACGATGTACGCTCCGAACTTGACAATTTGCTCGTACATATCTGCAAAGTGAATTGGTCATTACGCTTCTGCATcatcttctgcttcttctgcgtTACTATTACTTACCCTTCTGTCCACCAGAAAAGCCGCGCCAGTTGGCCAAAATGATGAGCGGCAATTCTTCACGGCCGAAATCTTTGATTGCCTGCGCGGTTTTGAAGGAGGAATCGGGGAACCAAACCTGGCCCGCTTGCTGGAACGTTTTCGCTTCCGAATCGAGATTAGCCGGATCAGCCGGGATGGTCACTTCGACCGTGCGCGTCTCAACGGCAATCACTCCGACCGGAATGCCGCCCAGCTTCGCCCGTCCCGTAACGACGGTCTGTGCCCACGCTTCCATGATCTCGGTGAAGGTCCCCCGGTCGAAGAAACCCGTCTCCCAGTCGGCGGGATTGGCGGGATTGTAGCGCCCGGCGAGCATCCAGCGCGGATCGTACGGTGCCTTGGTTGGCGTGAAATCGATCATTCGATCAACCGCATCGCTCGATGACACGATCGGTAGCAGACCACCACGCGCGTTTGGAATGTACGACAGCCAATGGAGGATCGTGTAAACACCGTCCAGGTCGAGGGCCTCGGTTTTGTGCGTAACGCCGTTGTTGTGCATAATCTGGATGCCACCGAGCTGATTGTTCGATGCGTACACCTTACGGCCCAGCAACTTGTTGAGAGCCGCGAATCCGGTCAGAATGATGTGCGAGTTTTCGATTTGAATCACTCGTTGCCCCAGCCGAACCAGATACGAACCGATACCGATCGTACGGCACGTCACCATCGAGATGGTAACGACGTCTTCGTATGCGCGCGAAGTTTCTCCCGCGATCATGCCCGCGTACCGAAGGTTTTCCACACCCAGCCCATCCGTTTTGCCAATAATGTCGGTGATTTTGTACCGCGGTTCGCCTTCATCCTCGATCAAGATCGCACGCACGGAGTTTGTATTGGCGATCTTGCTGTAGTCCTCGGTGGTAAGGTAGAGGTATTTGAAACCTTTTTCCGGCTCTTCGGGGTCCTCCCAGGCGACCTTGAACAACGATTTCACCTCTTCCGCCAGCCCGATGCGGGCACCACTGTTGACCGAGATGTAAATTCGCGGACACTTGCGCTGGCGCGACAGTTCCGACGCCTTGCAGAAGAGCAAGTCCTCCTGGGGGCCGAAAGAACCGATCAGGTAGGTCAGGTCGTTAGCGATCACAATCACTTCACGTCCGGTCGGAAATTCGGGCGTTGCCAGCACGATACGCCACGCCACCATGCCAACGTTGTTCTCTCCCGGCAAACGCTGAATCTCCTCGAGCGTGTCACCGTTCAGAACGAGCTCGTTGCATTCGAGCAAAATTTTCTCCGGAATCCGAATGTCTTCGGTTGGGCGAGCTTTGGAAAACTCTTTCCACAGCCGCTCGGTCATCTGACGGAACATGTCCGGGATGTCGTACACGTAAGTCGTGCCATTGGATTGCGCCTGGAAGCGCTTCTGTTGCAGAAAGTCTTTGGTCATGTACGGCGACGAGATGGGCAGTCCGTGGAGCGGTCCTTGGCGATTGCCGTACGCTTGGAACTTGATGACGTGCGTTTCCGGATCCGTCACCTCGGCGTACATGGCGATGTCCAGGAAGTAGCCGGAATCGTTCGCAATGCACAGCCGTATCGAGGTGGTCGGTGATTGGGGCGTCTGGCGGATCACCATCTTCAGCTCGGCCTGCAGGACACGCAGTTTCCAGAGCCGCGGCCCGTAGCGCATCACCATCTTGGTGACGGATTCTTCAATTTTGGCCGGATCCATAATAACAGTCGGGACGAAGTTGAGGAAAATATGATTGCAATCGGTGCGCTTGGCCTGCGGGTGCGAGAAGGCCACCTCCAGCTCGTCCATCGCTTCCAGCAGCACCCGTTCGCCCTCGTTTTGCAGATACTCAAACGAAGCCTCTTTGGTGATCAGGTCCGAGTGGCGGATGATCGAACGGATAAAGAGCCGAAAGTCGGTTACCTCCTGTCCCTTCGGAACCTTTGCGCGACCCAGGTACAGGTGCATCTTCTGGTTTGCGGTCGGCAGTGCCTCCAGATCGTACGTCTTCATACGGTTCAGCTCCAGCTGGAACGCGCACGCTGGTTCGAGGTGACGATAGATGCGATCCTCTTCAAACTGATCGCGCGCTCTATAGGTGAAAAATTTCGGGAACTGGCGTCTGCAGAAACCAAATAGCGAATATTAGTTAGACGTCGCCGTGATTTCTGATTAAATTTTCTCTCACTTTTTAAGGGCGGCGAACGTGATTCTTCTCACGTGCCGACTCAACAGCTCTTCGCGGTGCTGATTGGCGAACGCGCCAAACACTTGCTCCATCTGATGATCGTCCATATCGCCCATATCACGGACAGCGATACTAAGAATGTGAATTGCTTCCGATGGTCGAGCTGAAAGGCGACAGGAACGCTCAATGCGATGCAAAAGATGCGGAAaagccacacaaacacagagcCACTTACGTGCCGCTCCCTCGTTTTCCACCGTACGGTTGACTTGATCCGAAATGGACACGTTGATCGAGGTACTCATCCGGCGATCCGAGTCCCCGCCGTCGACGGCCTCGAGCACCTTCGGATTGACAAACACTGGCGAGGCGTAGTCTTCGAGCAGATCCAAAATTTCGTCCGAATATTGATTAAAGTCCTCGAACGAGTCGAACGCAGCCATGCAACCGGTGCGCATGAACGAGTCCGGTATGGCGTCCGGGTCGTTACCTTCCAAGCTGTAATTATACGATGTAAGCGCCAAGCGATAACATTTCGGGTATCGCACTTACTTGTACCGGTTTGGGTGGGCAGAGGGAAGCAAAAATTGGAAGTGGACTAGTGGAACCTCGCCGGACAGTTCGAGATGCTGCAGGCAGGTCAGTTCGTACGATGTGTACGCCCGACGTACGTACACTTCCAGGGCCGCATTGCACACGGCACGATTCGAGTGGTAGAAGAAATCGTGCAGAATATCAAAGATGGACGTTTCGGACTGTATCAAGCGCTGCAAGTTCTCCGGATGGAAGTCATGGCCGTACATGTCAACGGCGGACAAAAAGATGGACTCCATCTGATTATGGCGCAGCTCGTACGCTGGTTGGTGAGCCGCTATCAGCACCTGCCGGGCACGCAATGCCACACGCGAGTGTTCCGCTCGGTTGAGCGAAGTCAGTTCACTCAGCGTAGCCGCCAGTTCGTCCGTCAGGCCCGGCTCGTTGGCCCACAGGTGATCGATCAAGAGCGTGACGAGCAGGTTCTTCTTGGCCACCTGGCTGTGCGAGAATATAGTGCCCACCACTACGTCCATGTCATCCTTGTGCTTTTCGCGGATCGCCGCCACACACTTGTCGTAGTGTCCGTGCTGGAACTGCGATTCGACCGCATAGTACTGCTTGAGCAGCTCGTGAACGGCAGCCTTCATTCGCCCGCGAATCCCATTTCGGTAGCGCTGCACCAGCTGCACGATACCCTGTGTCGTCATGAAGAACACGTCGCGATCGGCTCGCTTCTGCAGCGTGGCCGCATGGCAATCGATCACGCTCGCGATCATTTGCGAGGGAAACTGGGCCAGCACACTGGTGATGTTGTGTTTGTACTGCTGCATCATTTTGCGAATCTTTTTCTCCACCGACAGCGGTATGCGACCCGAAATCGACGCGATGACCTCCTGCAGCTCCAGCAACGGTAACCACGGATCGCGCAGACTTTGCATGAACTTTTCGATTATCTCGCGCAGCCGGGGAGGATTGTACGGATCGGGCAAACAGTACCCGGCCAGCGTGTTCTCGAGGATAATCTTGTAGCCCGTGTGCTCCCGGTTCAAATTCTCCGGTATCTGCACGTTCTCGATGG
Coding sequences within it:
- the LOC128278889 gene encoding cell division control protein 6 homolog; the protein is MHRRTRQSLRLSYPNNGKENESEQLVAKKPSKRRSKFPTNGDTDEELGVSPKKSARKSRLSKVVREEIQETDSGEDLQDGGLANEIGKLPEREKEYDELVNFVENVLDVGGSGSLYISGPPGTGKTATLQRILHHDTFVNKLKPVYINCTSIKSVGSIYKKISEELGLKVSSGTEKLYQSAIEAYLQRKHKTIMLVLDEIDQLSSSKQSILYSIFEWPSRPTARLILIGIANALDLTDRLLARLQARCELKPRLIHFLPYTKSQIVTVLKSCLEANGTLNRLPEAALALLAAKVASTSGDIRRALFIARRLVEGVRREERTKGTGQSVVSIGQVMGVLNQVYGGSQTLNNDLDEGFPLQQKLLICSLMLSLKHGKNKDITVGTLHNVYKAICSKRNIHAVDQTEFINLCSLVETRGIVRMQCKKEPRMHRVCLQWDEEEVNSAMNDKQLIASIMSDASCLGK
- the LOC128268758 gene encoding LOW QUALITY PROTEIN: acetyl-CoA carboxylase (The sequence of the model RefSeq protein was modified relative to this genomic sequence to represent the inferred CDS: substituted 1 base at 1 genomic stop codon): MEEHPTAVAGPPEAVANDSKERASFIVGEDSQLESDELEGNDAFPQTMENGLRSSSSSEINLSDKRRRLRPSMSHGTGLGLQRGQERDFVLSTTEEFVKKFNGTRVINKVLIANNGIAAVKCMRSIRRWSYEMFKNERAVRFVVMVTPEDLKANAEYIKMADHYVPVPGGSNNNNYANVELILELALRTQVQAVWAGWGHASENPKLPDMLHRKGLVFLGPPERAMWALGDKVASSIVAQTADIPTLPWSGSELKAQYSGKKIKISSELFARGCVTTPEQGLIAAGKIGFPVMIKASEGGGGKGIRRVDAPEEFPALFRQVQAEVPGSPIFVMKLARGARHLEVQLLADQYGNAISLFGRDCSIQRRHQKIIEEAPAVIADPAVFEDMEKAAVRLAKMVGYVSAGTVEYLYDSEGKYFFLELNPRLQVEHPCTEMVADVNLPACQLQIGMGIPLYRIKDIRLLYGENPWTSTVIDFDTPAHKPRPWGHVIAARITSENPDEGFKPSSGTVQELNFRSSKNVWGYFSVAASGGLHEFADSQFGHCFSWGENRQQARENLVIALKELSIRGDFRTTVEYLVTLLETNSFLDNTIDTAWLDALIAERVQSDKPDILLGVVCGSLHIADRAITDAFSSFKSSMEKGQIQAANTLTNVVDVELIAEGVRYKVQTAKSGPNTYFLVMNGGFKEVEVHRLSDGGMLLSMEGSSYTTYMKEEVDRYRIVIGNQTCVFEKENDPSLLRSPSAGKLISLLVEDGAHVSKGQSYAEIEVMKMVMTLKANEAGTVTFVRRPGAVLDAGTLIGHLELDDPSLVTKAQPYKSAWPTIENVQIPENLNREHTGYKIILENTLAGYCLPDPYNPPRLREIIEKFMQSLRDPWLPLLELQEVIASISGRIPLSVEKKIRKMMQQYKHNITSVLAQFPSQMIASVIDCHAATLQKRADRDVFFMTTQGIVQLVQRYRNGIRGRMKAAVHELLKQYYAVESQFQHGHYDKCVAAIREKHKDDMDVVVGTIFSHSQVAKKNLLVTLLIDHLWANEPGLTDELAATLSELTSLNRAEHSRVALRARQVLIAAHQPAYELRHNQMESIFLSAVDMYGHDFHPENLQRLIQSETSIFDILHDFFYHSNRAVCNAALEVYVRRAYTSYELTCLQHLELSGEVPLVHFQFLLPSAHPNRYKXVRYPKCYRLALTSYNYSLEGNDPDAIPDSFMRTGCMAAFDSFEDFNQYSDEILDLLEDYASPVFVNPKVLEAVDGGDSDRRMSTSINVSISDQVNRTRSCRLSARPSEAIHILSIAVRDMGDMDDHQMEQVFGAFANQHREELLSRHVRRITFAALKKRQFPKFFTYRARDQFEEDRIYRHLEPACAFQLELNRMKTYDLEALPTANQKMHLYLGRAKVPKGQEVTDFRLFIRSIIRHSDLITKEASFEYLQNEGERVLLEAMDELEVAFSHPQAKRTDCNHIFLNFVPTVIMDPAKIEESVTKMVMRYGPRLWKLRVLQAELKMVIRQTPQSPTTSIRLCIANDSGYFLDIAMYAEVTDPETHVIKFQAYGNRQGPLHGLPISSPYMTKDFLQQKRFQAQSNGTTYVYDIPDMFRQMTERLWKEFSKARPTEDIRIPEKILLECNELVLNGDTLEEIQRLPGENNVGMVAWRIVLATPEFPTGREVIVIANDLTYLIGSFGPQEDLLFCKASELSRQRKCPRIYISVNSGARIGLAEEVKSLFKVAWEDPEEPEKGFKYLYLTTEDYSKIANTNSVRAILIEDEGEPRYKITDIIGKTDGLGVENLRYAGMIAGETSRAYEDVVTISMVTCRTIGIGSYLVRLGQRVIQIENSHIILTGFAALNKLLGRKVYASNNQLGGIQIMHNNGVTHKTEALDLDGVYTILHWLSYIPNARGGLLPIVSSSDAVDRMIDFTPTKAPYDPRWMLAGRYNPANPADWETGFFDRGTFTEIMEAWAQTVVTGRAKLGGIPVGVIAVETRTVEVTIPADPANLDSEAKTFQQAGQVWFPDSSFKTAQAIKDFGREELPLIILANWRGFSGGQKDMYEQIVKFGAYIVDGLREYTQPVIVYLPPNAELRGGAWAVLDPTINPRYMETYADPESRAGVLEPEGIVEVKYKEKDIIKTVHRLDPVVLDLKQQLAAAGDNKELVEDLESKIKTRTNALLQNYHPVAVHFADLHDTPERMLEKGCISEIVPWRNSRCLIYWRLRRLLLEEHFIKQMLEVQEGLAVGQAKSMLRRWFVEDKGATEAYLWESNLPVVDWLENQKRPDSTVSRNINAVKKDAIISQIQQSLNDCPEVALDAVVGMCQALSPAQRGEVVKTLAQLEFTEKEHGNIG